In the genome of Streptomyces sp. NBC_00190, one region contains:
- a CDS encoding glycosyltransferase family 2 protein: protein MNSTNLPTVSVVVIAYNDAGLVGEAVSSALAQGPVVAEVIAVNDASSDGTARVLDELAAVHPRLKVVHRTENSGGCGTPRNDGIAVATAPYVLFLDSDDILPTSAAEALVRAAEEHRAQVTVGAAVRRELPQHHDVPWMPGLYTPGDVIERPADHPELVRDTLCVNKLYDRAFLEKHGLRFPDGRFVYEDFAFTARVLAAAPRIAVIGDLVYVWHVRRSAAQVSISLDRKDVSNWRSRIEAHRTASRTLAAASPVLGSACQVKFLEYDLRMYLRELGRDPEYQAAWWTLTREYVDTFAEADIASAAAHARWIVALLRATATPPADIERLTRLAAEPPRLLPPYAAAADGTPVWSEALPVELDGLATLPTAELPVTVDAEPAGRGAVRIHVHDLYGRLAEAGPLTAQLRFLPRAGGDPVLAQPVELRPDQKGGWVALLPFRLADLAVTGRRQGLRRMQAWNVAVGVQCADGTSAFTSLRPRGRLLRRRALPSSRYGVLLAQPYRTGAGALALRLAPGAEGALYLVRNRLHRARAGRGTG from the coding sequence GTGAACAGCACCAACCTCCCCACCGTTTCCGTCGTGGTGATCGCGTACAACGACGCCGGGCTCGTGGGCGAGGCCGTCTCCTCGGCACTCGCCCAGGGCCCGGTGGTCGCCGAGGTCATCGCCGTGAACGACGCCTCGTCCGACGGCACCGCGCGGGTGCTGGACGAGCTGGCAGCCGTACACCCCCGCCTCAAGGTCGTGCACCGCACGGAGAACAGCGGAGGGTGCGGCACCCCGCGCAACGACGGGATCGCCGTGGCGACCGCCCCGTACGTCCTCTTCCTCGACAGCGACGACATCCTGCCGACGAGCGCGGCCGAGGCCCTGGTGCGCGCTGCGGAGGAGCACCGCGCCCAGGTCACCGTCGGCGCCGCCGTGCGGCGCGAGCTGCCCCAGCACCACGACGTGCCGTGGATGCCGGGGCTCTACACCCCCGGCGACGTCATCGAGCGGCCGGCGGACCACCCGGAGCTGGTCCGGGACACCCTCTGCGTCAACAAGCTGTACGACCGAGCCTTCCTGGAGAAGCACGGCCTGCGCTTCCCTGACGGCCGGTTCGTCTACGAGGACTTCGCCTTCACCGCCCGGGTCCTGGCCGCCGCCCCGCGGATCGCCGTCATCGGTGACCTCGTCTACGTCTGGCACGTGCGCCGCAGCGCGGCCCAGGTGTCGATCTCCCTGGACCGCAAGGACGTCTCGAACTGGCGCTCCCGCATCGAGGCCCACCGCACGGCCTCCAGGACCCTCGCCGCCGCCTCCCCGGTGCTGGGCAGCGCCTGCCAGGTGAAGTTCCTGGAGTACGACCTGCGCATGTACCTGCGCGAGCTCGGCAGGGACCCCGAGTACCAGGCCGCATGGTGGACGCTGACCCGCGAGTACGTCGACACCTTCGCCGAGGCCGACATCGCGTCCGCCGCGGCCCACGCCCGCTGGATCGTCGCGTTGCTGCGTGCCACCGCGACCCCGCCCGCCGACATCGAGCGGCTCACCCGGCTGGCCGCGGAGCCGCCGCGCCTGCTGCCCCCGTACGCGGCCGCCGCCGACGGGACGCCGGTGTGGAGCGAGGCGCTCCCGGTCGAGCTCGACGGCCTGGCCACGCTGCCGACGGCCGAACTGCCCGTCACCGTCGACGCCGAGCCGGCCGGCCGGGGCGCCGTCCGGATCCACGTGCACGACCTGTACGGGCGCCTCGCCGAGGCCGGTCCGCTCACCGCGCAGCTGCGCTTCCTGCCCCGGGCCGGCGGCGACCCGGTCCTGGCCCAGCCGGTGGAACTGCGCCCCGACCAGAAGGGCGGGTGGGTCGCGCTGCTGCCCTTCCGCCTCGCCGACCTGGCCGTCACGGGCCGTCGGCAGGGGCTGCGCCGGATGCAGGCGTGGAACGTCGCGGTGGGCGTGCAGTGCGCCGACGGCACCTCCGCGTTCACCTCCCTGCGCCCCCGGGGCCGGCTGCTCCGCCGCCGGG
- the obgE gene encoding GTPase ObgE, which translates to MTTFVDRVELHVAAGNGGHGCASVHREKFKPLGGPDGGNGGRGGDVILVVEQAITTLLDYHHSPHRKATNGKPGEGGNRSGKDGQDLVLPVPDGTVVLDKEGNVLADLVGQGTTYVAAEGGRGGLGNAALSSARRKAPGFALLGVPGTTGDIVLELKTVADVALVGFPSAGKSSLISVLSSAKPKIADYPFTTLVPNLGVVTAGSTVYTIADVPGLIPGASQGRGLGLEFLRHVERCSVLVHVLDTATLESDRDPIADLDVIEEELKLYGGGLEKRPRLVVLNKVDIPDGQELADMVRPDLEARGYKVFEVSAVARTGLKELSYFLAEGIAKARARKPKEEATRIVIRPKAVDDAGFTVTYDEAEDVYNVRGEKPERWVRQTDFNNDEAVGYLADRLNRLGVEDALRKAGARAGDGVAIGSDENAVVFDWEPTMMAGAEMLGRRGEDHRMEAPRPATQRRKEKEAKRGDSAQQEYDEFRPF; encoded by the coding sequence ATGACCACCTTCGTGGACCGCGTCGAGCTGCATGTCGCCGCGGGTAACGGAGGCCACGGCTGCGCCTCCGTTCACCGGGAGAAGTTCAAGCCGCTCGGCGGCCCCGACGGCGGCAACGGCGGCCGTGGCGGCGACGTCATCCTGGTGGTGGAGCAGGCGATCACCACCCTGCTGGACTACCACCACAGCCCCCACCGCAAGGCCACCAACGGCAAGCCCGGCGAGGGCGGCAACCGCTCCGGCAAGGACGGCCAGGACCTGGTCCTGCCCGTGCCGGACGGCACCGTCGTCCTCGACAAGGAGGGCAACGTCCTCGCCGACCTCGTCGGCCAGGGCACCACCTACGTCGCCGCCGAGGGCGGCCGCGGCGGCCTCGGCAACGCCGCGCTCTCCTCCGCCCGCCGCAAGGCCCCCGGCTTCGCGCTCCTCGGCGTCCCCGGCACCACCGGCGACATCGTCCTGGAGCTCAAGACCGTCGCCGACGTGGCGCTCGTCGGCTTCCCGAGCGCCGGCAAGTCCTCGCTGATCTCGGTGCTCTCCTCCGCCAAGCCGAAGATCGCGGACTACCCCTTCACCACCCTCGTCCCGAACCTGGGCGTCGTCACGGCCGGCTCGACCGTCTACACGATCGCCGACGTCCCGGGCCTGATCCCCGGCGCCAGCCAGGGCCGCGGCCTGGGTCTGGAGTTCCTGCGCCACGTCGAGCGCTGCTCGGTCCTCGTGCACGTCCTGGACACCGCCACGCTGGAGTCCGACCGCGACCCCATCGCCGACCTCGACGTCATCGAGGAGGAGCTCAAGCTCTACGGCGGCGGCCTGGAGAAGCGCCCGCGCCTCGTCGTCCTGAACAAGGTCGACATCCCGGACGGCCAGGAGCTCGCCGACATGGTCCGCCCGGACCTGGAGGCCCGCGGCTACAAGGTCTTCGAGGTCTCCGCGGTCGCCCGTACCGGGCTGAAGGAGCTCTCCTACTTCCTCGCCGAGGGCATCGCCAAGGCCCGTGCCCGCAAGCCGAAGGAGGAGGCGACCCGTATCGTCATCCGCCCGAAGGCCGTGGACGACGCCGGCTTCACGGTCACCTACGACGAGGCCGAGGACGTCTACAACGTGCGCGGTGAGAAGCCGGAGCGCTGGGTCCGCCAGACCGACTTCAACAACGACGAGGCCGTCGGCTACCTCGCCGACCGCCTCAACCGCCTCGGCGTCGAGGACGCGCTGAGGAAGGCCGGCGCCCGGGCCGGCGACGGCGTGGCCATCGGCTCCGACGAGAACGCGGTCGTCTTCGACTGGGAGCCGACCATGATGGCCGGCGCCGAGATGCTGGGCCGCCGCGGCGAGGACCACCGCATGGAGGCTCCGCGCCCGGCCACGCAGCGCCGCAAGGAGAAGGAAGCCAAGCGCGGCGACTCGGCGCAGCAGGAGTACGACGAGTTCCGGCCGTTCTAG
- the rpmA gene encoding 50S ribosomal protein L27, translating into MAHKKGASSTRNGRDSNAQRLGVKRFGGQVVSAGEILVRQRGTHFHPGSGVGRGGDDTLFALQAGAVEFGTHRGRKVVNIVPAA; encoded by the coding sequence ATGGCACACAAGAAGGGCGCATCGTCCACCCGGAACGGGCGCGACTCCAATGCCCAGCGGCTCGGCGTGAAGCGCTTCGGCGGTCAGGTCGTCTCCGCTGGTGAGATCCTCGTCCGCCAGCGCGGCACCCACTTCCACCCGGGTTCGGGTGTCGGTCGCGGTGGCGACGACACGCTGTTCGCGCTGCAGGCCGGTGCCGTCGAGTTCGGCACGCACCGTGGCCGCAAGGTCGTCAACATCGTTCCGGCCGCCTGA
- the rplU gene encoding 50S ribosomal protein L21 translates to MYAIVRSGGRQHKVAVGDIVEVDKISTAKVGDTVELSTLLVVDGDAVTSDPWVLAGIKVTAEIVDHHKGAKIDILRYKNKTGYRRRQGHRQQYTAIKVTGIPAAAK, encoded by the coding sequence GTGTACGCCATCGTGCGCAGCGGTGGCCGCCAGCACAAGGTTGCTGTCGGCGACATCGTTGAGGTTGACAAGATTTCCACTGCCAAGGTTGGCGACACGGTCGAGCTCTCGACCCTGCTCGTTGTCGACGGCGACGCCGTGACCAGCGACCCGTGGGTCCTGGCCGGCATCAAGGTCACGGCCGAGATCGTGGACCACCACAAGGGCGCCAAGATCGACATCCTGCGCTACAAGAACAAGACCGGCTACCGCCGTCGCCAGGGTCACCGCCAGCAGTACACGGCGATCAAGGTCACCGGTATCCCCGCGGCTGCGAAGTAA
- a CDS encoding Rne/Rng family ribonuclease translates to MLNNENDTTTAGNADNGSPSDNLPPRRRRRAASRPAGPPGAAAAEATPVTEAAPAAPVEEAAPAAAPARTRRRATRAVAAPETAAAEAVAEAAAPAAPVVETPAAVAEEPAAPAPRARRRATRAVAAPEAPVAEAAPVAEEEAPAAPAPRARRRATRAVAAPEAVAAPAEPVAEEVEEAPAAPAPRARRRATRAVAAPAAEAAPAPVVEAAPAPVAEAPAAVVEEAEEAPAAPAPRARRRATRAVAAPAATAPVEDEAPAVAEEAPKAAARAFTVADALDSPKRGGRRRATRSTAPAAPAQPAAQPAESAQPAAPARARRAARPAVAVFQAPVFAEPMFQTPETAAMAAAAARAAAPAEEIEEEETEAAAEVVQTSAPQPAGRRRRRGRGAAEAAPVAESAPVSLPEVLAEEEPEAELEEESAEFEEGDESGERPSRRRRRGGRRRRRGESADLDEAAEEEAEEEAEAAEQEAEGEEEAAEFDEADEALGSSSSRRRRRRRRRSGETAAEAAEAGEEDGVRTVVKVREPRPAREKAEPGSGTDEVQSIKGSTRLEAKKQRRREGREQGRRRVPIITEAEFLARREAVERVMVVRQSGERTQIGVLEDNVLVEHYVNKEEATSYVGNVYLGKVQNVLPSMEAAFIDIGKGRNAVLYAGEVNFEALGMANGPRRIESALKSGQSVLVQVTKDPIGHKGARLTSQVSLPGRYLVYVPEGSMTGISRKLPDTERARLKTILKKIVPEDAGVIVRTAAEGASEDELRRDVERLQAQWEDIQKKSKQISTSSPSLLYGEPDMTVRVVRDIFNEDFSKVIVSGDGAWETIHGYVNHVAPDLTDRLSRWTSEVDVFATYRIDEQLAKALDRKVWLPSGGSLVIDKTEAMIVIDVNTGKFTGQGGNLEETVTRNNLEAAEEIVRQLRLRDLGGIVVIDFIDMVLESNRDLVLRRMLECLGRDRTKHQVAEVTSLGLVQMTRKRVGQGLLESFSETCVHCNGRGVIVHMEQPTAIGGGGNGKRSKRRGGKAEFDQHDHEVETVEVEFESEAEVAAEAAAPQALPEPEFVADEELYSSPAEAEAAAGLSGRRNRRRATRKATAPAGAPRGATAPAQAPAPAAEAVAEVVAEPVTEPADTVLEPAAEAAEAVEAAEAAETVEAAPVEEAPKGRTRRRATRKATAPAGAPAPAAEVAPEPVVVAEPEPLVAEPEPEPEPVVAVAEEAPVAEAAPARPRRRATRKATAPAGSPAGAAEAAVVVVEAPVSEPEPEPQAPAEAEEAAPAKKAARKAPAKKATAAKKATTAKKATAAKKTVAKKAATTKKTATKRATKKTAAAEQQTLPSVSAPTEA, encoded by the coding sequence ATGCTCAACAACGAAAACGACACCACCACCGCCGGTAACGCCGACAACGGCAGCCCGAGCGACAACCTGCCTCCGCGCAGGCGCCGCCGCGCCGCCTCCCGGCCCGCCGGGCCGCCCGGCGCCGCCGCCGCAGAGGCGACCCCGGTGACGGAGGCCGCCCCGGCCGCCCCCGTGGAGGAGGCCGCTCCGGCCGCCGCCCCCGCCCGTACCCGCCGCCGCGCGACCCGCGCCGTGGCCGCCCCCGAGACCGCTGCCGCCGAGGCTGTCGCCGAGGCCGCCGCCCCGGCCGCCCCGGTCGTGGAGACCCCCGCCGCCGTCGCCGAGGAGCCCGCCGCTCCCGCTCCGCGTGCCCGCCGCCGTGCCACCCGCGCCGTCGCAGCCCCCGAGGCTCCGGTCGCCGAGGCCGCGCCCGTGGCCGAGGAGGAGGCTCCGGCCGCTCCCGCCCCGCGTGCCCGCCGCCGTGCGACCCGCGCCGTCGCCGCGCCCGAGGCCGTGGCCGCCCCGGCCGAGCCCGTGGCCGAGGAGGTCGAGGAGGCTCCGGCCGCTCCGGCTCCGCGTGCCCGCCGCCGTGCGACCCGCGCCGTCGCCGCCCCGGCCGCCGAGGCCGCCCCGGCTCCGGTCGTCGAAGCCGCCCCGGCTCCGGTCGCGGAGGCCCCGGCCGCCGTGGTCGAGGAGGCCGAGGAGGCTCCGGCCGCTCCGGCTCCGCGTGCCCGCCGCCGCGCCACCCGCGCCGTCGCCGCCCCGGCCGCCACCGCCCCCGTCGAGGACGAGGCTCCCGCCGTGGCCGAGGAGGCCCCCAAGGCCGCCGCCCGCGCCTTCACCGTGGCCGACGCCCTGGACTCCCCGAAGCGCGGCGGCCGCCGCCGCGCCACCCGTTCCACCGCTCCGGCCGCCCCCGCGCAGCCCGCCGCCCAGCCCGCCGAGAGCGCCCAGCCCGCGGCCCCGGCCCGTGCCCGCCGTGCCGCGCGCCCCGCCGTGGCCGTCTTCCAGGCCCCGGTCTTCGCCGAGCCGATGTTCCAGACGCCCGAGACCGCGGCCATGGCCGCCGCGGCCGCCCGCGCCGCCGCCCCGGCCGAAGAGATCGAGGAGGAGGAGACGGAGGCCGCGGCCGAGGTCGTCCAGACCTCCGCCCCGCAGCCCGCCGGCCGCCGCCGTCGTCGTGGGCGCGGCGCCGCCGAGGCCGCCCCGGTCGCCGAGTCCGCGCCGGTCTCCCTCCCCGAGGTACTCGCCGAGGAGGAGCCCGAGGCTGAGCTCGAAGAGGAGTCCGCCGAGTTCGAGGAGGGCGACGAGTCGGGCGAGCGTCCCTCGCGCCGTCGCCGTCGCGGTGGCCGTCGTCGCCGTCGTGGCGAGTCCGCCGACCTCGACGAGGCCGCCGAGGAAGAGGCCGAGGAAGAGGCCGAGGCCGCCGAGCAGGAGGCCGAGGGCGAAGAAGAGGCCGCCGAGTTCGACGAGGCCGACGAGGCCCTCGGCTCCAGCTCCAGCCGCCGTCGCCGCCGTCGCCGTCGCCGCAGTGGCGAAACCGCTGCCGAGGCCGCCGAGGCGGGCGAGGAGGACGGCGTACGCACCGTCGTCAAGGTCCGCGAGCCGCGCCCGGCCCGCGAGAAGGCCGAACCCGGTTCGGGCACAGACGAGGTCCAGTCCATCAAGGGCTCGACCCGCCTGGAGGCGAAGAAGCAGCGCCGCCGCGAGGGCCGCGAGCAGGGCCGCCGCCGCGTCCCGATCATCACCGAGGCCGAGTTCCTGGCCCGCCGTGAGGCCGTCGAGCGAGTCATGGTCGTCCGCCAGTCCGGCGAGCGCACCCAGATCGGCGTCCTCGAGGACAACGTGCTCGTCGAGCACTACGTCAACAAGGAAGAGGCCACCTCGTACGTCGGCAACGTCTACCTGGGCAAGGTCCAGAACGTGCTGCCGTCCATGGAGGCCGCCTTCATCGACATCGGCAAGGGCCGCAACGCGGTCCTGTACGCCGGTGAGGTCAACTTCGAGGCGCTCGGCATGGCCAACGGGCCGCGCCGCATCGAGTCCGCCCTCAAGTCCGGCCAGTCGGTCCTGGTGCAGGTCACCAAGGACCCGATCGGCCACAAGGGCGCCCGCCTGACCAGCCAGGTCTCGCTGCCCGGCCGCTACCTGGTCTACGTGCCCGAGGGCTCGATGACCGGCATCAGCCGCAAGCTGCCCGACACCGAGCGCGCGCGTCTGAAGACCATCCTCAAGAAGATCGTCCCCGAGGACGCGGGCGTCATCGTGCGCACCGCCGCCGAGGGTGCGAGCGAGGACGAGCTGCGCCGCGACGTCGAGCGTCTGCAGGCCCAGTGGGAGGACATCCAGAAGAAGTCGAAGCAGATCTCGACCTCTTCGCCGAGCCTGCTGTACGGCGAGCCGGACATGACCGTCCGTGTCGTGCGCGACATCTTCAACGAGGACTTCTCGAAGGTCATCGTCAGCGGTGACGGCGCCTGGGAGACCATCCACGGCTACGTGAACCACGTGGCCCCGGACCTGACCGACCGGCTGTCCCGCTGGACCTCCGAGGTCGACGTCTTCGCGACGTACCGGATCGACGAGCAGCTCGCCAAGGCGCTCGACCGCAAGGTGTGGCTGCCCTCGGGCGGCTCGCTCGTGATCGACAAGACCGAAGCGATGATCGTCATCGACGTCAACACCGGCAAGTTCACCGGTCAGGGCGGCAACCTCGAAGAGACCGTCACCAGGAACAACCTGGAGGCGGCCGAGGAGATCGTGCGCCAGCTGCGGCTGCGCGACCTGGGCGGCATCGTCGTCATCGACTTCATCGACATGGTCCTGGAGTCCAACCGCGACCTGGTCCTGCGGCGCATGCTGGAGTGCCTGGGCCGTGACCGGACCAAGCACCAGGTGGCCGAGGTCACCTCGCTGGGCCTGGTCCAGATGACCCGCAAGCGGGTGGGCCAGGGTCTGCTGGAGTCCTTCTCCGAGACCTGCGTCCACTGCAACGGCCGCGGTGTCATCGTGCACATGGAGCAGCCGACCGCGATCGGCGGCGGCGGCAACGGCAAGCGTTCCAAGCGCCGCGGTGGCAAGGCGGAGTTCGACCAGCACGACCACGAGGTCGAGACGGTCGAGGTGGAGTTCGAGTCCGAGGCCGAGGTGGCCGCCGAGGCCGCCGCGCCGCAGGCGCTGCCCGAGCCCGAGTTCGTCGCGGACGAGGAGCTGTACAGCAGCCCCGCCGAGGCGGAGGCCGCGGCGGGCCTGAGCGGCCGCCGCAACCGTCGCCGTGCCACCCGCAAGGCGACCGCTCCGGCGGGCGCCCCGCGCGGTGCGACCGCTCCGGCGCAGGCACCGGCCCCCGCGGCCGAGGCCGTCGCCGAGGTCGTCGCCGAGCCGGTCACCGAGCCGGCCGACACGGTCCTGGAGCCGGCCGCCGAGGCCGCCGAGGCCGTGGAGGCCGCGGAGGCCGCGGAAACGGTGGAGGCCGCCCCCGTCGAGGAGGCCCCCAAGGGCCGCACCCGTCGCCGTGCGACCCGTAAGGCCACCGCCCCGGCGGGTGCCCCGGCCCCCGCGGCCGAGGTGGCCCCGGAGCCGGTCGTCGTGGCGGAGCCCGAGCCGCTCGTCGCCGAGCCCGAGCCCGAGCCCGAGCCGGTCGTCGCCGTGGCCGAGGAGGCCCCGGTGGCGGAGGCCGCTCCGGCCCGTCCGCGCCGCCGTGCCACCCGTAAGGCCACCGCGCCCGCCGGTTCCCCGGCAGGCGCGGCGGAGGCCGCCGTGGTGGTCGTGGAGGCCCCGGTGAGCGAGCCGGAGCCGGAGCCGCAGGCCCCGGCCGAGGCCGAGGAGGCCGCTCCGGCCAAGAAGGCCGCCCGGAAGGCTCCGGCCAAGAAGGCGACCGCGGCGAAGAAGGCCACCACCGCCAAGAAGGCGACGGCGGCCAAGAAGACCGTGGCCAAGAAGGCGGCCACGACCAAGAAGACCGCGACGAAGCGGGCGACGAAGAAGACCGCGGCGGCCGAGCAGCAGACGCTGCCCTCCGTCTCGGCTCCGACCGAAGCCTGA
- a CDS encoding TIGR03936 family radical SAM-associated protein, with amino-acid sequence MQRIRLRYTKRGRLRFTSHRDFQRAFERALRRAEVPMAYSAGFTPHPRVSYANAAPTGTGSEAEYLEIALAAPRDPEKLRELLDESMPAGLDIIDAVEARTSGLADRLTASVWELRLDGVEPAEAERAVAAFLAAETVEVQRRTKNGMRTFDTRGAVVTLEALPAQADRPLDNACAILRLVVRHLTPAVRPDDVLSGLRAVADLAPPVPSAVTRLAQGLFDEESGTVTDPLAPDREADTAAPPTAAVAADAKAPEGPAA; translated from the coding sequence GTGCAGCGCATCCGACTGCGCTACACCAAGCGCGGCCGCCTCCGGTTCACCAGCCACCGCGATTTCCAGCGCGCCTTCGAGCGGGCCCTGCGCCGGGCCGAGGTGCCGATGGCGTACTCGGCCGGCTTCACCCCGCACCCCCGCGTCTCGTACGCGAACGCCGCCCCGACCGGGACCGGCAGCGAGGCCGAATACCTGGAGATCGCCCTCGCCGCGCCCCGCGACCCCGAGAAGCTCCGCGAGCTGCTCGACGAGTCGATGCCGGCCGGGCTCGACATCATCGACGCCGTGGAGGCCCGCACCTCGGGCCTCGCGGACCGGCTCACCGCCTCCGTGTGGGAGCTGCGCCTGGACGGCGTGGAGCCCGCCGAGGCCGAGCGGGCCGTGGCGGCCTTCCTCGCCGCCGAGACCGTGGAGGTGCAGCGCCGCACCAAGAACGGAATGCGGACCTTCGACACGCGCGGCGCCGTCGTCACTCTGGAGGCCCTTCCCGCCCAGGCTGATAGGCCCCTGGACAATGCCTGTGCGATACTGCGGCTGGTTGTTCGGCATCTGACACCTGCCGTGCGACCCGACGACGTCCTGTCCGGTCTCCGAGCTGTGGCCGACCTGGCGCCGCCGGTCCCCTCAGCGGTGACCAGGCTGGCGCAGGGGCTCTTCGACGAGGAGTCCGGCACGGTGACCGACCCGCTCGCGCCCGACCGCGAGGCTGATACGGCCGCTCCACCCACGGCCGCCGTAGCCGCCGACGCGAAGGCGCCGGAAGGTCCCGCCGCGTAA
- a CDS encoding TIGR03960 family B12-binding radical SAM protein, translated as MMTESVFPQLEALLPHVQKPIQYVGGELNSTVKPWESCDVRWALMYPDAYEVGLPNQGVMILYEVLNEREGVLAERTYSVWPDLEELMREHNVPQFTVDSHRPVSAFDVFGLSFSTELGYTNMLTALDLAGIPLEARNRTVDHPIVLAGGHAAFNPEPIAEFIDCAVIGDGEQAVLDMTEIIRTWKAEGRPGGREEVLLRLAKTGNVYVPGFYDVEYLPDGRIGRVVPNRSGVPWRVSKHTVMDLDEWPYPKQPLVPLAETVHERMSVEIFRGCTRGCRFCQAGMITRPVRERSITGIGEMVERGLKATGFEEVGLLSLSSADHTEIADIAKGLADRYTDDKVGLSLPSTRVDAFNVDLANELTRNGRRSGLTFAPEGGSERMRKVINKMVSEEDLIRTVSTAYGNGWRQVKLYFMCGLPTETDEDVLQIGDMAVNVIAKGREVSGQNDIRCTVSIGGFVPKPHTPFQWAPQLSAEETDARLGKLRDKIRGDKKYGRSIGFRYHDGKPGIVEGLLSRGDRRIGDVIRAVYESGGRFDGWREHFSYDRWMEAAEKTLPAYGVDVAWYTTRERTYEEVLPWDHLDSGLDKDWLWEDWQDALDETEVDDCRWTPCFDCGVCPQLDLDIQIGPTGKKLLPLSVVK; from the coding sequence GTGATGACCGAGTCGGTCTTCCCTCAGCTTGAGGCCCTGCTTCCGCACGTGCAGAAGCCCATCCAGTACGTCGGTGGTGAGCTCAACTCCACGGTGAAGCCGTGGGAGAGCTGCGACGTCCGCTGGGCGCTGATGTACCCGGACGCGTACGAAGTCGGGCTGCCCAACCAGGGCGTCATGATCCTCTACGAGGTGCTCAACGAGCGCGAGGGCGTGCTCGCCGAGCGCACCTACAGCGTGTGGCCCGACCTCGAAGAACTGATGCGCGAGCACAACGTGCCGCAGTTCACCGTGGACAGCCACCGCCCGGTCTCCGCCTTCGACGTGTTCGGCCTGTCCTTCTCCACGGAGCTGGGCTACACGAACATGCTCACGGCGCTCGACCTCGCGGGCATCCCGCTCGAGGCCAGGAACCGCACGGTCGACCACCCGATCGTCCTCGCGGGCGGCCACGCGGCCTTCAACCCCGAGCCGATCGCGGAGTTCATCGACTGCGCGGTCATCGGCGACGGCGAGCAGGCCGTCCTCGACATGACCGAGATCATCCGCACGTGGAAGGCGGAGGGCCGGCCGGGCGGGCGCGAGGAGGTCCTCCTCCGTCTCGCCAAGACCGGCAACGTCTACGTCCCCGGTTTCTACGACGTCGAGTACCTGCCGGACGGCCGCATCGGCCGTGTGGTGCCCAACCGCTCCGGCGTGCCGTGGCGCGTGTCCAAGCACACCGTCATGGACCTCGACGAGTGGCCCTACCCCAAGCAGCCGCTGGTCCCGCTCGCCGAGACCGTCCACGAGCGGATGTCTGTGGAGATCTTCCGGGGCTGCACCCGAGGCTGCCGTTTCTGCCAGGCCGGCATGATCACGCGCCCCGTGCGGGAGCGAAGCATCACCGGCATCGGCGAGATGGTGGAGCGCGGGCTGAAGGCCACGGGCTTCGAGGAGGTCGGCCTCCTGTCGCTGTCCTCCGCGGACCACACCGAGATCGCGGACATCGCCAAGGGCCTCGCGGACCGCTACACGGACGACAAGGTGGGCCTGTCCCTGCCGTCGACCCGTGTGGACGCGTTCAACGTGGACCTGGCCAACGAGCTGACCCGCAACGGCCGCCGCTCCGGGCTGACCTTCGCCCCCGAGGGCGGCTCCGAGCGCATGCGCAAGGTCATCAACAAGATGGTCTCGGAAGAGGACCTGATCCGGACCGTCTCCACGGCGTACGGCAACGGCTGGCGCCAGGTGAAGCTGTACTTCATGTGCGGCCTGCCGACCGAGACCGACGAGGACGTGCTCCAGATCGGCGACATGGCGGTCAACGTCATCGCCAAGGGGCGCGAGGTCTCCGGCCAGAACGACATCCGGTGCACGGTGTCCATCGGCGGTTTCGTGCCGAAGCCGCACACCCCGTTCCAGTGGGCGCCGCAGCTGTCGGCCGAGGAGACGGACGCCCGCCTGGGCAAGCTCCGCGACAAGATCCGCGGCGACAAGAAGTACGGCCGCTCCATCGGCTTCCGCTACCACGACGGCAAGCCGGGCATCGTCGAGGGCCTGCTCTCGCGCGGTGACCGCCGCATCGGCGACGTCATCCGCGCCGTGTACGAGTCCGGCGGCCGCTTCGACGGCTGGCGCGAGCACTTCTCCTACGACCGCTGGATGGAAGCGGCGGAGAAGACGCTGCCCGCGTACGGCGTGGACGTGGCCTGGTACACGACCCGTGAGCGCACGTACGAGGAGGTCCTGCCCTGGGACCACCTGGACTCCGGTCTCGACAAGGATTGGCTCTGGGAGGACTGGCAGGACGCCCTCGACGAGACCGAGGTCGACGACTGCCGCTGGACCCCGTGCTTCGACTGCGGTGTCTGTCCGCAGCTCGACTTGGACATTCAGATCGGCCCGACCGGCAAGAAGCTGCTGCCGCTGTCGGTCGTGAAGTGA